ATTAAGTTCAACATGTGTTATTTGAAAGCCTTGATTAGCAATGAGTGGGTACTCATGAAAGTGGtctgaataaaaaacaacaactttactGCATCAGCGTTATTGTAACATACATATACTCTCCagtatgaaataatataaattttcatttaacattaaaactcTGAAAATAAACCCACGGATACTATCACAAACGTCTGtcaattatttccttatgcatgaCAGTATGTCAGTATATTTTCAGTTGAAGCGAACGCCAGGTGTCGCTATTTGACGCGACAGAACACTTCGTATTCGCTGCAGCTCCGTTCCTCGCCTCCGTACGGAATATACGCGCAGCCGTGGTCAATGTGTACTTTGCATGGAACCAAACCGCCTTCATGATGGCAGCGGGCTACGTACATTCCTCTGTCCGTCGACAAGGCATTATGGGGAACACTGCCGCCATGGCAACGCTGCCACTCATAGTGCCCGACGGCGTCCACTGGTTGTACGAGGATTTCATAGTTTTGCACGATGTTCTCTTTGCCTCCCCATGGGATATGAGCTCCTGGTAGTTTGCGGCTGGCCTTGCCTGGCGTCATTGCGCCATCGCTCATTCGCGCCCGGGCGACAAAAAGTGGCTGGCCATCTGCCTCATATCCGGCCCTCACAGCGGATGGAGGGATATTTCCCCCGGAACAGGACTGCCAAACTGCCATTCTGTCAacatacaataaatttatttttatttagttaattTTTAATTCTATCAATTCCAATTATTAGTTTCCTGGTGCAAATTTCTCGAGAGTTGTATAATTATGGACTTCTAGCACCGGGGGGAGCACGCCTCCAGCACCGGGGGAGCACGCCTCCAGCACCGGAGGAGCACGCCTCCAGCATCGGGGAAGCACGCCTCCAGCACCGGGGAGCAAGCCTCCAGCATCGGGGGAGCAAGCCTCCAGCACCGGGGGAGCACGCCTCCAGCACCGGGGGGAGCACGCCTCCAGCACCGGGGGGAGAACGCCTCAAGCACCGGGGAAGCAAGCCTCCAGCACCGGGGGAGCACGCCTCCAGCACCGGGGAAGCACGCATCGGGCACACACCTGATCTTTATTTTATAgtctaaaatacatttaatgtaaTTGCATGTATGACACAaattaaccaaaacaaaaacagtgagCTAAGTTTAATCTTGTTTTAAGATGCTCAAGCTGTATCGACAATTTGTTGCTGGTATATTGTGAATAAAATTCACCTAGAAAAACATACAACTTACCTTAAACTTTATATTCCACT
The DNA window shown above is from Mya arenaria isolate MELC-2E11 chromosome 6, ASM2691426v1 and carries:
- the LOC128238733 gene encoding natterin-4-like, which translates into the protein MAVWQSCSGGNIPPSAVRAGYEADGQPLFVARARMSDGAMTPGKASRKLPGAHIPWGGKENIVQNYEILVQPVDAVGHYEWQRCHGGSVPHNALSTDRGMYVARCHHEGGLVPCKVHIDHGCAYIPYGGEERSCSEYEVFCRVK